A window of Mucilaginibacter sp. PAMC 26640 contains these coding sequences:
- a CDS encoding gliding motility lipoprotein GldD, producing MKFLALFIAVLFIASCGGSNDYSPKPRGFFRIVYPKKEYQTYQEGCPFTFEYPKYGKIEPDKSHGAKPCWQNIQFDQFNATLHLSYQQIHSKAEFNELIEDAHKLSFKHTVKATSIDEGIIAYPAKKVYGIYYTIDGNAASSAQYFLTDSTQHYLRCALYFNSEPRLDSIQPVLNFLKKDVDVMIKTFQWK from the coding sequence TTGAAATTTTTAGCTCTTTTTATTGCTGTACTATTCATTGCATCCTGCGGTGGCTCAAACGACTACTCGCCAAAACCACGGGGATTTTTCCGCATTGTATACCCTAAAAAAGAATACCAAACCTACCAGGAGGGCTGCCCGTTTACTTTTGAATATCCAAAATATGGAAAAATAGAACCGGATAAATCGCATGGTGCAAAGCCTTGTTGGCAAAACATTCAGTTCGATCAATTCAACGCTACCCTCCATTTAAGCTATCAACAGATCCATTCTAAAGCAGAATTTAATGAGCTGATAGAGGATGCCCATAAGCTTAGCTTTAAGCATACGGTTAAGGCCACATCAATTGATGAAGGAATAATTGCTTACCCGGCAAAAAAGGTATATGGTATTTATTACACTATAGACGGCAATGCCGCCTCATCGGCGCAATACTTTTTAACCGATAGTACGCAACACTATCTGCGCTGCGCACTTTATTTCAATTCCGAACCTCGTTTAGATTCTATCCAACCGGTGTTAAACTTCCTCAAAAAAGATGTTGATGTGATGATCAAAACTTTTCAATGGAAGTAA
- the aroE gene encoding shikimate dehydrogenase (AroE; catalyzes the conversion of shikimate to 3-dehydroshikimate), protein MKKYGLIGFPLSHSFSKKYFTEKFTAEKITDTEYELYPLEDVKDLPALLHQHPGLCGLNVTIPHKVNVMKYLDWIEHDAKNAGAVNCIKVISESPVSAAFSGEVGIAGHDFRLEGYNTDLYGFEQSLTPLLSRYHDKALILGDGGAAKAVKCVLENKGIDHISVTRKPGRGSILFSDLTEKHIRDYKLIINTTPLGTFPNEDECPPIPYEAITSDHLLFDLVYNPPQTLFLQKGAERRATTKNGYEMLVLQAEKAWEIWNSKE, encoded by the coding sequence ATGAAAAAATACGGACTGATCGGCTTTCCCCTTTCACACTCGTTTTCTAAAAAATATTTCACAGAAAAGTTCACGGCAGAAAAAATAACCGACACGGAATATGAGCTTTATCCGTTGGAGGATGTTAAAGATTTGCCCGCCTTATTGCATCAGCACCCGGGTCTGTGCGGGCTTAATGTAACTATTCCACACAAGGTGAATGTGATGAAATATCTTGACTGGATAGAGCACGATGCTAAAAATGCAGGTGCTGTAAACTGCATCAAAGTGATTTCGGAGAGCCCTGTTTCAGCAGCATTTTCAGGCGAAGTAGGTATTGCCGGGCACGATTTCAGGCTTGAAGGGTACAATACTGACCTCTACGGTTTTGAACAATCGTTAACGCCACTATTGAGTAGATACCATGATAAGGCATTGATACTGGGTGATGGCGGCGCGGCCAAAGCCGTAAAATGTGTATTAGAGAATAAGGGAATAGATCATATATCTGTAACGCGCAAACCAGGGCGTGGCAGTATTCTCTTTAGCGATCTGACTGAAAAACACATTAGAGATTACAAACTTATTATTAATACCACACCGCTCGGCACTTTCCCTAATGAAGATGAATGCCCGCCGATCCCGTATGAAGCAATAACCAGCGATCACCTGTTATTTGACCTTGTTTACAATCCGCCGCAGACGCTTTTCTTACAAAAAGGGGCCGAGCGCCGGGCAACCACTAAAAATGGATATGAAATGTTAGTTTTGCAAGCCGAAAAGGCCTGGGAAATCTGGAACTCAAAAGAATAA